In Chryseobacterium gleum, a single genomic region encodes these proteins:
- the pheT gene encoding phenylalanine--tRNA ligase subunit beta, with protein sequence MKISNNWLKDFVKTELKTERIGEFLTDIGLEVEGIDKFESVKGSLEGIVVGKVLTCEKHPNADKLKKTTVDVGNGKVLNIVCGAPNVEAGQAVPVAVVGTKIYDKTGNFFEIKEAKIRGEVSQGMICAEDELGLSDDHGGIMVLDETKYEVGKNFADYFELTNDEVFEIGLTPNRTDAMSHYGVARDLHAYLSTNQLKSQFNKVASEALNGEGTHDFKLEIEDAELCPRYIGAVIEDVKVAESPSWLKDRLKAIGLSPINNVVDITNYILHGYGQPLHAFDADKIADKKVKVGVVKPGTKFTTLDGVERTLNGSEIMIKDGKDNPMCIAGVFGGEKSGVSETTKTIFLESAYFNPIAVRKGAKAHSLNTDASFRFERGVDPNLTRTAITHAIKMIQEIAEGKLVGELLEEYPKKIEDNYVILRFSKIEQILGTKIHREKVKEILKALEIQVLNEIPNGFEISVPAYRADVTREIDVIEEILRIYGYNKIDAPQKISFTPVKLSANDQDELENSWARTLQSLGFNEVMNNSLTSVKDETDAVKLLNPLSGDLAFMRKSLLEGLLQNTVYNINRKNQDIKFFELGKIYHKKDKYEERKQLALLVSGRDVAENWLQPKSAVSFYNLKAYVKVLLERLAVNYKEVALTDDRFSDALVYEADGKALVRIGKVAPALLKDFDIDQDCFYAEIELEYAQELRSKNELKFKDIPKFNKIRRDLALLIDKTVNYQDLYQTAKKNKSPFIKSINLFDVYEGKNLPEGKKSYAMSFELLNEEKTLEEKEITEVMDSLIKSFQKEFNAELRS encoded by the coding sequence ATGAAAATATCAAACAACTGGCTGAAGGACTTTGTAAAAACGGAATTAAAAACTGAAAGAATCGGTGAGTTCCTTACAGATATAGGTCTTGAAGTTGAAGGGATAGATAAATTTGAAAGTGTAAAAGGCAGCCTGGAAGGAATTGTTGTAGGGAAAGTATTAACCTGCGAAAAACATCCTAATGCCGACAAACTGAAGAAGACAACAGTAGATGTAGGAAACGGAAAAGTGCTGAACATTGTTTGCGGAGCTCCTAACGTAGAAGCAGGGCAGGCTGTTCCTGTAGCAGTTGTCGGAACTAAAATCTATGACAAAACAGGAAACTTTTTTGAAATCAAAGAAGCAAAAATCAGAGGAGAAGTTTCTCAGGGTATGATCTGTGCTGAAGATGAATTAGGTCTTAGCGATGATCACGGAGGAATTATGGTGCTGGACGAAACAAAATATGAAGTAGGAAAAAACTTTGCAGATTATTTTGAGTTAACTAATGATGAGGTTTTTGAAATCGGATTAACACCGAACAGAACAGACGCGATGTCTCACTATGGCGTTGCAAGAGATCTGCATGCTTATCTTTCTACCAACCAATTGAAATCTCAATTTAATAAAGTAGCTTCCGAAGCTTTGAATGGTGAGGGAACTCATGATTTTAAACTTGAAATTGAAGATGCAGAACTGTGTCCAAGATATATCGGAGCTGTTATTGAAGATGTAAAAGTAGCAGAATCACCATCATGGTTGAAAGACAGGCTGAAAGCGATCGGATTAAGCCCGATCAATAATGTTGTAGATATTACGAACTATATTCTTCACGGGTACGGACAGCCGCTTCACGCATTTGATGCAGATAAAATTGCAGACAAAAAAGTGAAAGTAGGCGTTGTAAAACCGGGAACTAAATTTACTACCTTAGATGGTGTTGAAAGAACTTTGAATGGTTCTGAAATCATGATCAAAGACGGTAAAGATAACCCAATGTGTATCGCCGGAGTATTTGGTGGTGAAAAGTCAGGAGTATCTGAAACTACAAAAACAATATTCCTTGAAAGTGCTTACTTCAACCCGATTGCTGTAAGAAAAGGAGCTAAAGCACACAGCTTGAATACAGATGCTTCTTTCAGATTTGAAAGAGGGGTGGACCCGAATCTTACAAGAACAGCAATTACTCATGCAATCAAAATGATTCAGGAAATAGCTGAAGGGAAGTTAGTAGGAGAGTTACTGGAAGAATATCCTAAGAAAATAGAAGATAACTATGTGATCCTGAGATTCTCTAAAATTGAGCAGATTTTAGGAACAAAAATTCACAGAGAAAAAGTAAAGGAAATCTTGAAAGCCCTGGAAATTCAGGTTTTAAATGAAATTCCAAACGGTTTTGAAATCTCTGTTCCTGCTTACAGAGCAGACGTAACAAGAGAAATTGATGTGATTGAAGAGATCTTAAGAATCTACGGATACAATAAAATTGATGCTCCTCAAAAAATTTCATTTACCCCTGTTAAGTTAAGTGCAAACGATCAGGATGAACTGGAAAACAGCTGGGCAAGAACTTTACAAAGCCTTGGTTTCAATGAAGTGATGAACAACTCATTAACTTCTGTAAAAGATGAAACTGATGCCGTAAAACTATTGAATCCTTTAAGCGGTGATCTGGCATTCATGAGAAAGTCTTTGCTGGAAGGACTTCTTCAGAATACAGTATACAATATCAACAGAAAGAACCAGGATATCAAGTTCTTCGAATTAGGAAAAATTTATCACAAAAAAGATAAATACGAAGAAAGAAAACAGCTGGCATTATTGGTTTCAGGAAGAGATGTTGCAGAAAACTGGCTTCAGCCTAAATCTGCAGTAAGTTTCTATAACCTTAAAGCTTATGTTAAAGTTTTATTGGAAAGACTTGCTGTAAATTATAAAGAAGTGGCATTAACGGATGACAGATTCTCTGATGCATTGGTATATGAAGCAGATGGTAAAGCATTGGTACGAATCGGAAAAGTAGCACCTGCTTTATTGAAAGATTTTGATATCGATCAGGATTGTTTCTATGCAGAAATTGAACTGGAATATGCTCAGGAACTTCGTTCTAAAAATGAACTGAAATTCAAAGATATTCCGAAATTCAACAAGATCAGAAGAGACCTGGCTTTATTGATTGATAAAACAGTTAACTATCAGGATTTATATCAGACTGCCAAAAAGAATAAATCTCCATTCATTAAGAGCATTAACCTGTTCGATGTGTATGAAGGGAAAAATCTTCCTGAAGGTAAAAAGTCTTACGCCATGAGCTTTGAGCTGTTAAACGAGGAGAAAACACTGGAAGAAAAAGAGATTACAGAAGTAATGGATTCCTTAATCAAATCTTTCCAGAAAGAATTCAACGCTGAATTGAGATCTTAA
- a CDS encoding DUF417 family protein: MKNNRLYHQLLQWDAYFFNFLRMSIFIVMAWIGGLKAFHYEADGIVPFVANSPLMSFFYKNADHKVLNEDKKLVAEYTLYKNQEGKVIKKNIDWHQKNGTYSFSYGLGTMITVIGVLVVLGIWFPKIGAVGAALTFLMSLVTLSFLITTPEVYVPNLGGDGVTPQYGFPYLSGAGRLVLKDIIMMAGGLVLFSDSLKKVIRP, encoded by the coding sequence ATGAAAAACAACAGACTTTACCACCAGCTATTACAATGGGATGCTTATTTTTTCAACTTTCTCAGAATGTCAATTTTCATTGTTATGGCATGGATTGGAGGCTTGAAAGCCTTTCATTACGAAGCCGACGGAATTGTACCTTTCGTAGCCAACAGCCCCCTGATGAGTTTTTTCTACAAGAATGCAGACCATAAAGTTCTTAATGAAGATAAAAAGCTGGTTGCAGAATATACTTTGTATAAAAATCAGGAAGGAAAAGTGATCAAAAAAAATATTGACTGGCATCAGAAAAACGGAACATATAGCTTTTCCTATGGTTTGGGAACAATGATCACTGTAATCGGAGTTTTGGTAGTACTTGGAATTTGGTTTCCTAAAATTGGAGCTGTTGGAGCTGCTTTAACATTTTTAATGTCACTCGTTACGCTGTCATTCCTTATCACTACTCCTGAAGTTTACGTCCCCAATCTGGGTGGAGATGGAGTTACGCCTCAGTATGGGTTCCCGTATCTGTCAGGAGCAGGACGTCTTGTATTGAAAGATATTATCATGATGGCCGGAGGGCTGGTATTATTTTCTGATAGCCTGAAGAAAGTGATAAGACCGTAG
- a CDS encoding AraC family transcriptional regulator has translation MKIKIQSYHTSDFPLELNTENYSVALLKESGVFSVDGINYSYSGYNILFLSPYQKMKIAPESEENIHVLFFHGDYYCIEYHKEEVACNGLLFNNIYLNPGVELSEQYYHYILELFNHIQKEESEKHPFSESIIKTYIQLILAIGSKQKSSIENNVISKEKLPNKNAAGFKKLLESHFKNEKELSFYSAKLNITNNTLSKVVKKEFSKTPTQLINERVILESKKLLHLTYRSVKEIASELGFEDEFYFSRYFKKSVGCSPKNYREKVGISVVAKMSM, from the coding sequence ATGAAAATAAAAATACAGTCTTATCACACTTCAGATTTCCCTTTAGAATTAAATACTGAAAACTACAGTGTTGCTCTGTTGAAAGAATCCGGAGTTTTCTCAGTTGACGGTATTAATTATTCTTACAGCGGATATAATATTCTGTTTCTTTCTCCTTACCAGAAGATGAAAATAGCTCCGGAATCTGAAGAAAATATACATGTACTTTTCTTTCATGGAGATTATTACTGTATAGAATACCATAAAGAGGAAGTCGCATGCAACGGACTTCTTTTTAACAATATTTATCTGAATCCCGGTGTTGAACTGTCGGAACAGTATTATCATTATATCCTTGAACTTTTCAATCATATTCAAAAGGAAGAATCTGAGAAACATCCATTTTCGGAATCCATTATCAAGACTTATATCCAGCTTATTCTTGCGATCGGCAGCAAGCAGAAAAGCAGTATTGAAAATAATGTGATTTCTAAGGAAAAACTTCCCAACAAAAATGCAGCAGGATTTAAGAAATTACTGGAATCTCATTTTAAAAACGAAAAAGAACTGTCGTTTTACAGTGCCAAACTGAACATTACCAACAATACGCTAAGTAAGGTAGTGAAGAAAGAATTTTCTAAAACACCTACGCAGCTTATCAATGAGAGAGTTATTCTTGAATCTAAAAAACTGCTTCATTTAACCTATCGGTCTGTCAAGGAAATTGCATCTGAATTAGGATTTGAAGATGAATTTTACTTTAGCAGATATTTCAAAAAATCGGTGGGCTGTTCCCCTAAGAATTACAGAGAAAAAGTAGGCATTTCTGTGGTCGCGAAAATGTCCATGTAG
- a CDS encoding M23 family metallopeptidase, with the protein MKKITTLFILLSSITLFSQNNIKVYHEKKGDTLSLYADNQAIYPMSLVFSGHPEVENMKIPQPFKTTQIIPAKSVRNKVGYFVIADKMKSWKVKNIPGYMMYVGDVTLKNYDKDYQYDLPFKKGRSFNIYQGYNGTFSHQNENSLDFTMPEGTEVVAAREGLVTDLVSSSNIGCPTRSCVDKANYITILHPDGTFAQYYHLKQNGVKVHIGDQIKKGDVIGLSGNTGWSKGPHLHFVCYLPRVENEKYRETFKTLFRTGNGNKTEYLMEKKTYSKEY; encoded by the coding sequence ATGAAAAAAATAACAACTCTTTTTATACTACTATCATCTATTACTTTATTTTCACAAAATAATATTAAGGTTTATCATGAAAAAAAAGGTGATACTTTAAGCCTTTACGCGGATAACCAAGCAATTTATCCAATGTCTTTAGTGTTCTCGGGACATCCAGAAGTGGAGAATATGAAAATTCCCCAACCTTTTAAAACAACACAGATTATTCCTGCTAAATCGGTAAGAAATAAGGTTGGATATTTTGTCATTGCAGATAAAATGAAAAGTTGGAAAGTTAAAAATATTCCAGGTTATATGATGTATGTCGGAGATGTTACATTAAAAAATTATGATAAAGACTATCAGTATGATTTACCGTTTAAAAAAGGCAGATCATTTAACATTTATCAGGGATATAATGGAACTTTCTCACATCAGAACGAAAATTCTTTAGATTTTACAATGCCGGAGGGAACAGAAGTTGTTGCTGCGAGAGAAGGGCTTGTAACAGATCTTGTGAGTAGCAGTAATATTGGCTGTCCAACTAGAAGTTGTGTAGATAAAGCAAATTATATAACTATTTTACATCCAGACGGAACCTTTGCGCAATACTATCATTTAAAGCAGAACGGGGTCAAAGTACACATTGGAGATCAGATAAAAAAAGGAGATGTTATTGGTTTAAGTGGAAATACAGGATGGAGTAAGGGCCCTCATCTACATTTTGTATGCTACCTTCCAAGAGTAGAAAACGAAAAATACAGGGAAACTTTCAAAACTCTTTTCAGAACCGGTAACGGTAACAAAACAGAATATCTTATGGAGAAAAAAACATATTCAAAAGAGTACTAA
- the dnaN gene encoding DNA polymerase III subunit beta translates to MKFIISSGELQKALQTVSGVISSSQSRPILENYLFELDGNNVTITASDGETTLVTSLEVKSDDTGKFAVPAKIFQDFIKTYGEQPLTFVVKDNAEGTGSQLEILDEKDNFAVALDNADDYPELPEFDASQSVTMPAGVLSEALTNTLFATSNDSLRPVMTGVLFQFGENETNFVSTDSHRLVVYKRADLMNAEPMEFIMPKKPLNIFKNILASSNEDVTIDFNENMAKFTFGKHIWICRLIDGKYPNYTAVIPKENPNVLTINRNLLLGAIKRASIMSNKSTNQVRFKLSGNILHLHAEDTEYANKADMQIPCDYNGEDINIGFSSKFLTEMLTILGSDDITMKMSQPNRPGIIEPVDGLEENENILMLSMPVIGL, encoded by the coding sequence ATGAAATTTATTATTTCAAGTGGTGAACTGCAGAAGGCTTTGCAAACTGTAAGTGGCGTAATATCAAGCTCTCAATCGAGACCGATTTTAGAAAACTATCTTTTTGAATTAGACGGAAATAATGTTACCATTACAGCATCTGACGGCGAGACAACTCTTGTTACTTCCCTGGAAGTAAAGTCTGATGACACAGGTAAATTTGCTGTTCCTGCTAAAATTTTTCAGGATTTTATCAAGACTTATGGTGAACAGCCTCTGACATTTGTTGTAAAAGACAATGCCGAAGGAACCGGAAGCCAGCTTGAGATTTTAGATGAAAAAGATAATTTCGCAGTAGCATTAGACAATGCTGATGACTATCCTGAATTACCGGAATTCGACGCTTCACAGAGTGTAACGATGCCGGCAGGAGTGCTGTCTGAAGCTTTGACAAACACACTATTCGCTACAAGTAACGATTCTCTTCGTCCGGTAATGACAGGAGTACTGTTCCAGTTTGGAGAAAATGAAACCAATTTCGTTTCTACAGATTCCCACAGATTGGTGGTATACAAAAGAGCAGACCTTATGAATGCTGAACCGATGGAGTTTATTATGCCTAAAAAGCCTCTTAATATTTTCAAAAATATCCTGGCAAGTTCCAATGAAGACGTTACCATCGACTTCAATGAGAACATGGCGAAGTTTACCTTTGGTAAACATATCTGGATATGTAGATTGATCGACGGAAAATATCCGAACTATACGGCGGTAATTCCAAAGGAAAATCCAAACGTATTGACAATTAACAGAAATCTTTTGTTAGGAGCAATCAAAAGGGCGTCTATTATGTCTAACAAATCTACCAACCAGGTAAGGTTCAAGCTTTCAGGCAATATTCTTCACCTACATGCAGAAGATACTGAATACGCCAACAAAGCAGACATGCAGATTCCTTGTGATTACAACGGAGAAGATATCAATATCGGATTCAGTTCCAAATTCTTAACTGAAATGCTGACTATCTTAGGATCTGACGATATCACGATGAAAATGTCTCAGCCAAACAGACCAGGTATCATTGAACCTGTTGACGGTCTTGAAGAAAACGAAAACATATTAATGTTATCAATGCCGGTAATCGGATTGTAA
- a CDS encoding diacylglycerol kinase family protein, producing the protein MQKPPIHKSFLNAFRGVFMMIKTERNFQVELFIFFINLFFIFYFRLNNTDAALVFIVSFAVLSAEIFNTAVEKICDIIQPDFDKRIGFIKDIAAGAVVLTAIAAVTVGILVYWKYVFS; encoded by the coding sequence ATGCAAAAACCTCCCATCCATAAAAGTTTTCTCAATGCTTTCAGAGGTGTTTTCATGATGATTAAAACAGAGAGAAATTTCCAAGTTGAACTTTTTATATTCTTCATCAACCTTTTCTTTATCTTCTATTTCAGACTGAACAATACGGATGCAGCATTGGTTTTCATCGTCTCTTTTGCTGTTTTGAGTGCTGAAATCTTTAATACCGCTGTTGAAAAGATATGTGATATCATCCAACCTGATTTTGATAAAAGGATAGGCTTTATCAAGGATATTGCTGCCGGAGCTGTAGTTCTGACAGCCATTGCAGCGGTAACTGTCGGAATTCTGGTGTATTGGAAATATGTTTTCAGCTGA